In Paenibacillus kyungheensis, the following are encoded in one genomic region:
- a CDS encoding Tex family protein, with protein sequence MSEQKVITEAEAKVTEQQVREQIIKQIASELQISLKQIRTTIDLLAEGNTIPFIARYRKEMTGELDENELRDIEERHQYLRNLQERKDEVLRIISEQDKLTEELATAIQNAAKLQVVEDLYRPYRQKRKTRASVAKEKGLEPLANWIMEQHASPAPLVEAERYIDVDKGVEDSNQALQGAMDIIAETISDDANLRAWIRRYTLDQGMLVTEAKAPTEESVYEMYYNYRELAKKMPPHRILAINRGERENILKVQLEVQPESIHRYMEKQLVKGSSAVRDLLLTVIEDAYKRLIAPSIEREVRAELTEKGDQQAISIFAGNLRNLLLQAPIKEKRVLGVDPAYRTGCKLAAVDGTGKLLEVEVTYPTPPHNKKREAAEIFRRMIKQYDIELIVIGNGTASRESEQFVAELIQEITDQELSYLIVSEAGASVYSASKLAQEEFPDLDVAQRSAASIARRVQDPLAELVKIDPKAIGVGQYQHDVSQKHLESSLKAVVESAVNHVGVDVNTASPSLLSYVAGVNATIAKNIVKYREENGKFTSRKQLQKVPRLGAKSLQQCVGFLRINGGENPLDYTSIHPESYAATTKLLKSLKITPEQLGTPEAVTALSNVDVEQASETLDIGVPTLRDILDSLQRPGRDPRDELPLPIFRTDVLKIEDLSPGMELQGTVRNVIDFGAFVDIGIKNDGLVHISQLSNSFVKHPMDVVSVGDNVTVWVLNIDHKKGRVGLTMRKSSADEAAQA encoded by the coding sequence TTGTCTGAACAAAAAGTAATTACAGAAGCAGAAGCCAAAGTCACCGAACAGCAGGTTCGTGAACAAATTATTAAACAAATCGCAAGCGAATTACAGATTTCTTTAAAACAGATTCGTACAACGATCGATTTACTTGCAGAAGGTAATACTATTCCGTTTATTGCCCGTTATCGTAAAGAAATGACAGGCGAATTGGATGAAAATGAATTACGAGATATCGAAGAACGCCATCAATATTTGCGTAATCTGCAAGAACGTAAAGATGAAGTGCTACGTATCATCAGTGAACAAGATAAATTAACAGAAGAATTAGCAACAGCGATACAAAATGCAGCTAAATTGCAGGTTGTAGAAGATTTGTACCGTCCATATCGCCAGAAACGTAAAACACGTGCCAGTGTAGCCAAAGAAAAAGGATTAGAACCCCTTGCTAACTGGATTATGGAACAACATGCAAGCCCTGCGCCATTAGTTGAAGCAGAGCGCTATATTGATGTAGATAAAGGTGTAGAAGACAGTAATCAAGCACTACAAGGTGCTATGGATATTATTGCTGAGACGATATCCGATGATGCGAATCTACGTGCATGGATTAGAAGATATACGTTGGATCAAGGGATGTTGGTCACAGAAGCCAAAGCACCAACAGAAGAGTCTGTATACGAAATGTATTACAACTATCGTGAATTAGCCAAAAAAATGCCGCCTCACCGTATTTTAGCGATCAACCGCGGAGAGCGTGAGAATATTTTGAAAGTACAGCTTGAAGTACAACCAGAGTCGATCCATCGTTATATGGAAAAGCAACTGGTTAAAGGTTCCTCGGCAGTGCGTGATCTTTTGCTTACAGTGATTGAAGATGCATACAAACGTCTCATTGCACCATCAATTGAACGGGAAGTGCGCGCAGAGCTAACAGAAAAAGGCGATCAACAAGCAATTTCTATTTTTGCAGGCAATCTTCGGAATCTATTGCTACAAGCACCGATCAAAGAAAAACGTGTGCTTGGTGTCGATCCGGCTTATCGTACAGGATGTAAATTAGCGGCTGTAGATGGTACAGGTAAACTGCTTGAAGTGGAAGTGACCTATCCAACTCCACCGCATAACAAAAAGCGTGAAGCGGCTGAAATCTTCCGTCGTATGATCAAGCAGTATGATATTGAATTGATCGTTATCGGTAACGGAACCGCTTCGCGCGAATCCGAACAGTTCGTAGCAGAACTCATTCAAGAAATTACAGATCAAGAATTGTCTTATTTGATCGTTAGTGAAGCAGGAGCAAGTGTATACTCCGCTTCCAAATTAGCACAAGAAGAATTCCCAGATCTCGATGTAGCTCAACGTAGTGCTGCTTCGATCGCTCGTCGTGTTCAAGATCCTCTAGCTGAATTGGTCAAAATCGATCCAAAAGCGATCGGTGTAGGACAATACCAGCATGATGTGTCTCAGAAACATCTGGAGAGCAGTCTAAAAGCCGTTGTAGAGTCCGCAGTTAACCATGTTGGAGTAGATGTGAATACAGCTTCTCCATCGCTGTTATCGTATGTAGCAGGCGTTAATGCGACGATTGCCAAAAACATTGTAAAATACCGCGAAGAAAACGGTAAATTTACAAGTCGTAAACAATTGCAAAAAGTACCTCGTCTTGGTGCGAAATCTTTGCAACAATGTGTAGGATTTTTACGAATCAATGGTGGAGAAAATCCGCTCGATTATACATCGATTCATCCAGAGTCTTATGCAGCGACAACCAAATTGCTTAAATCACTGAAGATTACACCGGAACAATTAGGTACACCTGAAGCAGTAACAGCGTTATCAAATGTAGATGTAGAACAAGCTTCAGAAACATTGGATATCGGTGTGCCTACATTACGCGATATTTTGGATAGCTTACAACGTCCAGGACGTGATCCACGTGATGAATTGCCTTTGCCTATTTTCCGTACAGATGTTTTGAAAATAGAAGATTTATCACCAGGTATGGAATTACAAGGTACCGTTCGTAACGTTATTGATTTTGGTGCATTTGTCGATATCGGTATCAAAAATGATGGATTGGTGCATATCTCACAATTGAGCAACAGCTTTGTAAAACATCCGATGGATGTCGTGTCTGTTGGAGATAATGTAACAGTGTGGGTATTGAATATAGACCACAAAAAAGGTCGTGTCGGCTTAACGATGCGCAAATCCTCTGCGGATGAAGCTGCTCAAGCGTAA
- a CDS encoding hydrolase/acyltransferase produces the protein MTATNMRYVLLQQDSQLFYIEMPADYAYQLSALNLRLHKEISKLTAANIPSLPRAIAECNDLELLDEHASITGGLDYINELERSFAVLKENHYPLISLLTEIRALQAQLEQWYEEYEETQV, from the coding sequence ATGACTGCTACAAACATGCGTTATGTGCTATTGCAACAAGATTCACAGCTTTTTTATATAGAAATGCCTGCTGATTATGCTTACCAATTAAGTGCCCTTAACCTTAGATTACATAAAGAAATCAGTAAATTAACAGCCGCAAACATTCCTTCTCTGCCTCGTGCTATTGCAGAATGTAATGATTTAGAACTGTTAGATGAGCATGCTTCGATTACAGGCGGACTGGATTATATCAATGAATTAGAACGTTCTTTTGCAGTGCTCAAAGAAAATCATTATCCTTTAATCTCCTTATTGACCGAAATTAGAGCTTTGCAAGCGCAATTAGAACAATGGTATGAAGAATACGAAGAGACTCAAGTATAA
- a CDS encoding DeoR/GlpR family DNA-binding transcription regulator, which produces MYQEERMLHILDYLKNHQRINIEDICRLFDVSRDTARRDLVRMEEQNSIIRTRGGALLPSSEMIIPSYQDRLNTVSSEKKSIGKVAASLISDRDRVILDSSTTVQACAEFLDATGCTIITNSINQADILSEKEDITIHLLGGQLHTQHRYVYGSAAIERLSHYFVQRAFIGIGGISAKGLTSVSDEEGMIKHKMMQQADIVIVLADQSKFGRELFYKFADLSEIDLIITDRAPTPEMAELLKKYEIEVHIANQAILKEISL; this is translated from the coding sequence ATGTATCAAGAGGAACGAATGCTTCATATTTTGGATTATCTGAAGAATCATCAACGGATTAATATTGAAGATATTTGCCGATTGTTCGATGTATCCAGAGATACCGCTCGGCGTGATCTTGTACGTATGGAAGAGCAAAATTCGATTATTCGTACACGTGGTGGTGCACTGCTTCCTTCTTCTGAAATGATTATCCCCAGTTACCAAGATCGACTAAATACGGTTTCTTCTGAAAAGAAAAGTATCGGTAAAGTCGCTGCTTCACTGATTAGTGATCGTGATCGGGTTATTCTTGATTCTTCGACGACTGTACAAGCTTGTGCTGAATTTCTAGATGCTACGGGTTGTACCATTATTACTAATTCTATTAATCAAGCAGATATTTTATCTGAAAAAGAAGATATTACGATTCATCTCTTAGGCGGACAACTACATACTCAGCATCGTTATGTGTATGGTTCAGCAGCGATTGAACGACTTTCGCATTATTTTGTTCAGCGTGCTTTTATTGGTATTGGTGGAATTTCGGCTAAAGGGCTTACTTCGGTGTCTGATGAAGAAGGCATGATTAAACATAAAATGATGCAACAAGCAGATATCGTTATTGTTTTAGCAGATCAATCCAAATTCGGCAGAGAACTGTTTTATAAATTTGCAGATTTGTCTGAAATTGATCTTATTATTACAGATCGTGCTCCTACACCAGAAATGGCGGAGTTATTAAAAAAATATGAAATTGAAGTGCATATTGCCAATCAAGCTATTTTAAAGGAGATAAGTCTATGA
- a CDS encoding Cof-type HAD-IIB family hydrolase, whose translation MTVKLIAIDLDGTLLSAHTHVSETNIQAIRTAQQEGILVTIATGREHGNVREILQASGLQTPVISSNGSVIHDEQKKQLFALPLDRQAANEVLQWLESNEYYYQVHSDRGIYTVNNSHQLLAMEVDRLLSTDPDPSLLKMLEAMQFHHENAGFLRISSFTEIPDQADLYNVMALSLDSEKLQIGRDKFSNRDDMTMVISGSHNFEMEHKQASKGFALQRLAEHFNIAIEDTMAIGDNYNDVSMLQIAGKGVAMGNADLEVQSYADEVTKNNEEDGVAHAIYKAMGMTIPSV comes from the coding sequence ATGACTGTTAAATTAATTGCTATCGATTTGGATGGAACGTTATTAAGCGCCCATACTCATGTAAGTGAAACAAATATTCAAGCGATTCGTACTGCGCAACAAGAAGGGATTTTAGTTACTATTGCTACAGGGCGCGAACATGGTAACGTACGTGAAATCCTGCAAGCATCCGGTCTTCAAACTCCTGTTATTTCTTCAAATGGTTCTGTTATTCATGATGAACAAAAAAAACAACTATTTGCTTTGCCATTGGATCGTCAAGCAGCTAATGAAGTATTGCAATGGTTAGAAAGCAATGAATACTATTATCAGGTGCATAGCGACCGCGGCATTTATACAGTAAACAATAGTCATCAATTATTAGCGATGGAAGTAGATCGCCTGCTGAGTACCGATCCTGATCCAAGCTTGCTCAAGATGCTAGAAGCGATGCAGTTCCACCATGAAAATGCAGGATTTTTACGAATCTCTTCCTTTACTGAAATTCCAGATCAAGCGGATTTGTATAACGTTATGGCATTGTCTTTAGATTCAGAGAAGTTACAAATAGGACGAGACAAATTCTCCAATCGCGATGATATGACGATGGTGATCTCAGGTAGTCATAATTTTGAAATGGAACATAAACAAGCTTCTAAAGGATTTGCTTTGCAACGTCTTGCTGAACATTTCAATATTGCGATCGAAGATACAATGGCTATCGGTGATAACTACAATGATGTATCAATGCTCCAAATCGCAGGTAAAGGTGTAGCGATGGGCAACGCCGATCTAGAAGTCCAATCCTATGCTGATGAAGTTACCAAAAATAATGAAGAAGATGGCGTAGCTCATGCGATTTATAAAGCAATGGGTATGACAATCCCTTCTGTTTAA
- a CDS encoding CopG family ribbon-helix-helix protein — protein sequence MDNMQNAQSIMIRLPDQLLQEVDGIAALEDSDRSELIRKATKIYLTERKKRYIREAMQRGYMEMAKINLRIACEAFHAEEEADITLDRLVSGV from the coding sequence TTGGACAACATGCAAAATGCGCAGAGCATTATGATCCGTTTGCCGGATCAACTTCTGCAAGAAGTGGATGGTATCGCAGCTTTAGAAGATTCCGATCGCAGTGAACTAATCAGAAAAGCCACAAAAATTTATCTCACTGAACGCAAAAAGCGGTATATCCGTGAAGCGATGCAGCGTGGATATATGGAAATGGCCAAAATTAATCTGAGAATTGCTTGCGAAGCTTTTCATGCGGAGGAAGAGGCGGACATCACTCTGGACCGTTTAGTTAGCGGGGTGTAG
- a CDS encoding SprT family protein: MTNEELQTWVEQLSLEHFEWPFRHRAVFNARLRTTGGRYFLRSHHIEINPHQLEAFGIEEVERIIKHELCHYHLHIHGMGYRHRDAEFKYWLKRVGGSRYCQAPPAIEQQKRKELYRYKLLCTACQTQYLRKRKMNPDKYRCGKCSGKLTLEQLDLPQESW; the protein is encoded by the coding sequence ATGACTAACGAAGAATTACAAACGTGGGTGGAACAACTGTCGCTGGAGCATTTCGAATGGCCTTTTCGTCATCGTGCTGTATTCAATGCTAGATTACGTACGACAGGTGGACGTTACTTTTTGCGAAGTCATCATATAGAGATCAATCCGCATCAACTAGAAGCATTTGGTATAGAAGAAGTAGAACGGATTATCAAACACGAATTGTGTCATTATCATTTACATATTCATGGAATGGGTTATCGGCACCGTGATGCAGAATTCAAATACTGGCTCAAACGTGTAGGAGGAAGCCGATATTGTCAGGCTCCACCTGCGATAGAACAACAAAAACGCAAAGAATTGTACCGTTACAAACTATTATGTACTGCATGCCAGACTCAATATTTACGCAAACGAAAAATGAATCCAGACAAATATCGTTGTGGCAAATGCAGCGGTAAATTAACTTTGGAACAGCTTGACTTGCCTCAGGAATCATGGTAA
- a CDS encoding SPFH domain-containing protein, whose translation MALVEVIKYDGTPDVYAWKHPNEELGTWTQLIVNESQEAILYKGGKAFDTFGPGRHTLSTLNIPLLNNIVNIPFGGHSPFAAEIWYVNRISNLDMKWGTTAPIQLQDPKYKIIIPVRAFGQMGIRIEDSRKFLVKLVGTLSQFDQADISRYFRGLLLMNINESISSYLVHKQISILEINAYISEISNHVKEKMMPVFAEFGIEIVNLYMDSVNTPDDDPSVKRLQEALARKAEMDIVGYTYQQERSFDTLEGAAKNEGSTQAGVMGAGLGMGMGFGLGGAFGQGMAGLGRVMDITGGSGNVQFNSSTSSNSAATQTCDKCSQPLTPGSKFCAHCGDKYHSCEHCGADNPENATECKSCGKAFAKPCRSCGTALKAGVKFCPECGASAVMTCSSCGHAVQPGQKFCPECGQRVTPEGEQ comes from the coding sequence ATGGCATTAGTAGAGGTAATAAAATACGACGGAACACCAGATGTATATGCTTGGAAACATCCTAATGAAGAGTTAGGCACATGGACACAATTGATCGTTAACGAATCTCAAGAAGCTATATTGTACAAAGGCGGTAAAGCATTTGATACCTTTGGGCCAGGCAGACATACACTAAGCACGCTCAATATTCCACTACTTAATAATATTGTTAATATTCCGTTTGGTGGACATTCTCCATTTGCAGCCGAAATATGGTATGTGAATCGAATTAGCAATTTAGATATGAAATGGGGCACAACGGCACCGATTCAACTACAAGACCCTAAGTATAAAATTATTATTCCAGTGCGTGCTTTTGGACAGATGGGTATTCGCATTGAAGATTCACGTAAATTTTTGGTGAAATTGGTCGGGACATTATCTCAATTTGATCAGGCAGATATTTCACGTTATTTCCGCGGACTATTGTTAATGAATATCAATGAGAGTATTTCTTCTTATCTGGTTCACAAGCAGATCAGTATCCTGGAAATTAATGCTTACATAAGCGAAATTTCTAATCATGTGAAAGAAAAAATGATGCCGGTTTTCGCAGAATTTGGGATTGAGATTGTTAATCTGTATATGGATTCAGTCAATACACCGGATGACGATCCATCAGTCAAAAGATTGCAAGAAGCTTTAGCACGCAAAGCTGAAATGGATATTGTCGGATATACCTATCAGCAAGAACGTAGCTTTGATACATTAGAAGGTGCCGCCAAAAATGAAGGTAGTACACAAGCAGGAGTGATGGGTGCTGGACTAGGCATGGGGATGGGTTTTGGTCTGGGTGGTGCTTTTGGACAAGGAATGGCAGGTCTTGGGCGGGTGATGGATATCACCGGTGGATCAGGAAATGTCCAATTTAACAGTTCTACATCATCCAACTCGGCAGCTACACAAACATGTGATAAATGCAGTCAACCGTTAACACCAGGTTCCAAATTTTGTGCTCATTGTGGAGATAAATATCACTCTTGCGAACACTGTGGAGCAGATAATCCAGAAAATGCTACAGAGTGTAAAAGCTGTGGAAAAGCATTTGCTAAGCCTTGTCGTAGTTGCGGGACAGCACTCAAAGCAGGCGTCAAATTCTGTCCGGAATGTGGAGCTTCAGCTGTGATGACTTGCAGTAGTTGTGGACATGCTGTTCAGCCAGGTCAAAAGTTCTGCCCTGAATGTGGTCAACGGGTCACACCAGAAGGAGAACAATAA
- a CDS encoding Fur family transcriptional regulator: MILTEQLNRIKERLKSKGYKLTPQRETTIRVLLQHEKDHLSAEEVFLLVKEQFPEIGMATVYRVLDLLTELHVVQKVNFGDGAARFDLRQANSPHLHHHLICTECGNVEEIMDDWLLPLEKRIEREYGFTVTDHRLDFQGICTECRVKERDKNKANNKCKAVS; this comes from the coding sequence ATGATACTGACAGAACAATTGAACCGGATTAAAGAGCGCTTAAAATCAAAAGGCTACAAACTAACACCTCAACGTGAAACAACAATTCGGGTATTACTCCAACATGAAAAAGATCATTTAAGTGCGGAAGAAGTATTTTTATTAGTAAAAGAGCAATTTCCTGAGATTGGTATGGCGACGGTATATCGTGTACTTGATCTGTTGACTGAACTTCATGTCGTTCAGAAAGTGAATTTCGGCGATGGAGCAGCTCGATTCGATCTTCGTCAAGCAAATAGCCCTCATTTGCATCATCATCTGATCTGTACAGAATGTGGAAATGTAGAAGAAATTATGGATGATTGGTTGCTACCGCTTGAAAAGCGTATTGAACGTGAATATGGATTTACTGTTACCGATCATCGTCTTGATTTTCAGGGTATCTGCACAGAGTGTCGGGTCAAAGAGCGTGACAAAAATAAAGCAAACAACAAATGCAAAGCAGTTTCTTAA
- a CDS encoding SDR family oxidoreductase — protein MDTLFLTGATGFIGKAILKKCLATDYRIIVLVRSLQRWQEWRRLHKWSDTLQIIAIEGDLGLPHLGLSHEDWSLAMQADTIIHAGGPMDILLHSDQAQSAFMQGAIHIAELASQIHQAQLLKQFIHIVGYKSPVTEEHIQFPERLNQLLQHEAPYEQTKFKADAYIRKQSLQHQFPLSIIHPGVVIGDSMTGDTPQLGGLGIVVDAVRKGKMRIVPGGKHHWLPLVHVDYIADFLICLLSEQQHSQLPHMQAYYLLNRPAHTHDMKQLVKLISSELNAPQPIGSVPPYLAKYILGTSLGQKLGVPAASIDFIVNQDYPLESVRQIEAKYGIQSTITINGLQKVIHDLHARLQLQTHI, from the coding sequence ATGGATACTTTATTTTTGACAGGTGCTACAGGGTTTATTGGAAAGGCAATTTTGAAAAAATGTTTAGCAACCGATTACCGCATCATTGTACTGGTTCGTTCTTTACAACGATGGCAAGAATGGAGAAGATTACATAAGTGGAGTGACACCTTACAAATTATTGCGATAGAAGGAGATCTAGGATTACCACATTTGGGATTGTCTCATGAAGATTGGAGCCTAGCGATGCAAGCTGATACGATTATTCATGCAGGCGGACCAATGGATATTTTACTTCATTCCGATCAAGCCCAGTCTGCTTTTATGCAAGGTGCTATTCATATTGCAGAGTTGGCAAGCCAGATTCATCAAGCGCAACTTTTAAAGCAATTTATTCATATTGTAGGTTACAAAAGCCCGGTCACTGAAGAACATATACAGTTTCCAGAACGATTGAATCAGTTGTTACAACATGAAGCCCCTTATGAACAGACGAAATTCAAAGCCGATGCTTATATTCGTAAGCAATCATTACAACATCAATTTCCATTGTCGATTATTCATCCAGGAGTGGTGATTGGAGATTCAATGACAGGAGACACTCCGCAATTAGGAGGATTAGGAATCGTAGTCGATGCTGTACGTAAAGGAAAGATGCGTATTGTACCGGGTGGAAAACACCATTGGTTGCCTTTAGTTCATGTCGATTATATCGCTGACTTTCTGATCTGCTTATTATCGGAACAGCAACACTCACAGCTACCTCATATGCAAGCATACTATCTATTAAATCGCCCTGCACATACACATGACATGAAGCAATTGGTGAAGCTAATCAGTTCGGAATTGAATGCTCCTCAACCGATAGGGTCTGTTCCGCCTTACTTAGCCAAATATATACTGGGTACATCGCTCGGGCAAAAGTTAGGTGTGCCAGCAGCTTCTATTGATTTTATTGTTAATCAAGACTATCCATTAGAATCTGTACGCCAGATCGAAGCTAAATATGGTATTCAATCTACAATTACCATCAATGGATTGCAAAAAGTGATACATGATCTACATGCTCGTCTTCAACTTCAGACTCATATATAA
- a CDS encoding type II toxin-antitoxin system PemK/MazF family toxin — protein sequence MIVKRGDVFFADLSPVVGSEQGGVRPVLVIQNDIGNRFSPTVIVAAITAQIQKAKLPTHVEIDAKSHGFDRDSVILLEQIRTIDKQRLTDKITHLDEETMRRVHDALQISLGLVEF from the coding sequence TTGATCGTAAAACGTGGCGATGTATTTTTTGCAGATTTATCGCCCGTCGTCGGCTCCGAACAGGGCGGCGTGAGGCCGGTTCTGGTTATCCAGAATGATATCGGCAACCGTTTCAGTCCAACGGTTATTGTGGCGGCAATTACGGCACAGATTCAAAAAGCCAAATTGCCAACACATGTGGAGATTGACGCGAAATCTCATGGGTTTGATAGAGATTCCGTCATTTTGCTGGAACAGATTCGAACTATTGATAAACAGCGTCTGACTGACAAAATCACACATCTGGATGAAGAAACAATGCGTCGTGTACATGATGCGCTCCAGATCAGTTTGGGCTTAGTTGAATTTTAA
- the alr gene encoding alanine racemase, with protein MQQYRATRADINLDALRANYEAFRGALSPQTQLLCCVKGNAYGHGAVEISRELERLGTDYLSVAFLDEAIELRQQGIRMPILVLGYTGPAGISAAYEYDITLNVFTEDVLEAIAELVLDSSERKLKAHIKIDSGMGRIGLLTNVAVDFITRAFQVPQLEIEGMFTHFAKADELDKSYTLEQYERFQQVNMQLRELGYSIPIIHTGNSATAIDTPELSPQMVRIGIALYGLYPSAEVNEQAIELTPVLTLKTEVTYVKQLPDHSKVSYGGKYVTESDEYIATLPIGYADGYSRMLTGVAEVLIRGRRVPVVGTICMDQCMVSLKSFAEEAEEIQIGEEVVLIGRQQDAVITADELASKLGTIHYEVVCMIAARVPRAYYRNNAIVTLWNPLTHFTN; from the coding sequence GTGCAACAGTATCGAGCAACAAGAGCAGACATTAACTTGGATGCATTACGTGCCAACTACGAAGCTTTTCGTGGAGCATTATCTCCACAAACTCAATTGTTATGCTGTGTCAAAGGTAATGCATACGGACATGGAGCAGTTGAAATTTCACGAGAATTGGAACGATTAGGTACGGATTATTTGAGTGTGGCATTTTTGGATGAAGCGATTGAGCTGCGTCAGCAAGGTATACGTATGCCTATTCTTGTTCTGGGCTATACCGGACCGGCAGGTATATCTGCTGCTTATGAATATGATATTACTCTTAATGTATTCACGGAGGATGTACTTGAAGCGATAGCTGAACTTGTGCTTGATTCTTCCGAACGCAAGCTTAAAGCTCATATCAAGATCGACAGTGGAATGGGTAGAATTGGTCTTTTAACAAATGTGGCAGTTGATTTTATTACAAGAGCTTTCCAGGTGCCACAACTTGAGATCGAAGGAATGTTTACCCATTTTGCCAAAGCTGATGAGTTAGACAAAAGTTATACATTGGAACAATATGAACGTTTTCAACAGGTGAACATGCAATTACGTGAACTGGGTTACTCTATCCCTATCATACATACGGGGAACAGTGCTACCGCTATTGATACTCCTGAACTATCACCTCAGATGGTTCGGATAGGTATTGCATTGTATGGGCTGTATCCTTCAGCTGAAGTGAACGAACAGGCGATAGAATTAACTCCAGTATTGACGCTCAAAACAGAAGTAACATATGTCAAACAACTTCCTGATCATTCCAAAGTAAGTTATGGCGGTAAGTATGTTACCGAAAGTGATGAATATATTGCAACACTTCCTATTGGCTATGCTGATGGTTATTCTCGAATGTTAACGGGAGTAGCGGAAGTATTGATTCGTGGTCGTCGTGTCCCTGTAGTAGGAACGATTTGTATGGACCAATGCATGGTATCACTTAAATCTTTTGCTGAAGAAGCAGAAGAAATCCAAATCGGCGAAGAGGTTGTCTTAATTGGCAGACAGCAAGATGCTGTGATTACTGCTGATGAGCTTGCATCTAAGCTAGGTACGATTCACTACGAAGTCGTTTGTATGATTGCCGCTAGAGTTCCGCGTGCTTATTACCGGAATAATGCCATTGTCACCCTTTGGAATCCCCTTACACATTTTACAAATTAA
- a CDS encoding helix-turn-helix domain-containing protein, with the protein MNRKQPVTPFGWAIKQRLAELQMDQKTFCTRYGIPPSRLSNLINGTRKATRYRKQVADLLDIHDYCNH; encoded by the coding sequence TTGAATCGTAAGCAGCCCGTTACCCCCTTCGGTTGGGCAATCAAGCAACGTCTAGCAGAATTACAGATGGATCAGAAGACATTTTGCACGCGTTACGGGATTCCTCCTTCCCGCTTATCCAATCTTATTAACGGGACACGCAAAGCAACCAGATATCGTAAACAAGTCGCTGACCTGCTTGATATTCATGATTACTGTAACCACTGA